In Gadus chalcogrammus isolate NIFS_2021 chromosome 23, NIFS_Gcha_1.0, whole genome shotgun sequence, a genomic segment contains:
- the chchd7 gene encoding coiled-coil-helix-coiled-coil-helix domain-containing protein 7, translating into MDKNTRKLRNQDINPCIEESDGSQRCLEAHNYDKSMCSPYFINYKNCRKYWHNLMVQRRREGVKPEMPTAEERKEILAGLGGKPY; encoded by the exons ATGGATAAAAACACACGGAAACTCCGTAATCAGGACATCAACCCATGCATCGAA GAAAGTGATGGGTCTCAAAGGTGTTTGGAAGCCCACAACTATGACAAGTCAATGTGTTCACCCTATTTCATAAACTACAAGAACTGTAGGAAGTATTGG CATAACCTCATGGTGcagcggaggagagagggggtgaagcCGGAGATGCCCACTgctgaggagaggaaggagatcCTGGCTGGGCTGGGTGGCAAGCCGTACTGA